The following are encoded in a window of Kitasatospora sp. NBC_01250 genomic DNA:
- a CDS encoding carbohydrate ABC transporter permease: MALTSTPRPAALRRKHRREAWRTLAFLSPWLLGFGFFFAYPLLSTVYFSFMKYDGFTAPVFTGLRNWNYVLGHYPFFWQGLGNTLWLVVVMVSLRVVFGLGVGLLITKVKSGAGFFRTAFYLPYLAPPVAATIAFAFLLNPGTGPVNHALGRLGLPQPGWFNDPGWSKPALTLLALWGIGDLMVIFLAALLDVPQEQYEAAELDGAGAWQKFRFVTVPHISPIVVFAVVTGVIQTMQYYTQAIVAGKVASGVIGGSGEQFEPGYPRGSTWTLPQMVYNLGFQRFDTGSACVVALILFAISMAFTSLLLRRRAGFVTSED, encoded by the coding sequence ATGGCCCTGACCAGCACACCCCGGCCCGCCGCACTGCGCCGCAAGCACCGCCGCGAGGCCTGGCGCACGCTCGCCTTCCTCTCCCCCTGGCTGCTCGGCTTCGGCTTCTTCTTCGCCTATCCGCTGCTCTCCACCGTGTACTTCTCCTTCATGAAGTACGACGGCTTCACCGCCCCCGTCTTCACCGGCCTGCGGAACTGGAACTACGTCCTGGGCCACTACCCCTTCTTCTGGCAGGGCCTGGGCAACACGCTCTGGCTGGTGGTGGTGATGGTCTCGCTGCGGGTCGTCTTCGGTCTGGGCGTCGGCCTGCTGATCACCAAGGTGAAGAGCGGCGCCGGCTTCTTCCGCACCGCGTTCTACCTGCCCTACCTGGCCCCGCCGGTGGCCGCCACGATCGCCTTCGCGTTCCTGCTCAACCCGGGCACCGGGCCGGTGAACCACGCGCTGGGCCGGCTCGGCCTGCCGCAGCCCGGCTGGTTCAACGACCCCGGCTGGTCCAAGCCGGCCCTGACGCTGCTCGCGCTGTGGGGCATCGGCGACCTGATGGTGATCTTCCTGGCCGCCCTGCTGGACGTCCCCCAGGAGCAGTACGAGGCGGCCGAGTTGGACGGCGCCGGGGCCTGGCAGAAGTTCCGCTTCGTCACCGTCCCGCACATCTCGCCGATCGTGGTCTTCGCGGTGGTGACCGGCGTGATCCAGACGATGCAGTACTACACCCAGGCGATCGTGGCCGGGAAGGTGGCCAGCGGTGTGATCGGCGGCTCCGGCGAGCAGTTCGAGCCCGGCTACCCGCGCGGCTCCACCTGGACGCTGCCGCAGATGGTCTACAACCTCGGCTTCCAGCGCTTCGACACCGGCTCGGCCTGCGTGGTGGCCCTGATCCTCTTCGCCATCTCGATGGCCTTCACCAGTCTGTTGCTGCGCCGTCGGGCCGGCTTCGTGACCAGCGAGGACTGA
- a CDS encoding TetR/AcrR family transcriptional regulator produces the protein MSTSERLIESTRELLWERGYVGTSPKAIQQHSGVGQGSMYHHFDGKPDLALAAITRTAEEMRAKAALELDAPGSALDRLAVYLRRERDVLRGCPVGRLTQDPEVMADATLRGPVRETFGWLRGRLAGLLAEGRERGEFDPSLDPVATASTIVAVLQGGYVLARAADSTEPFTEAVDGVLGLLAAQARPGAQAS, from the coding sequence GTGAGTACCTCGGAGCGCCTCATCGAAAGCACCCGCGAACTGCTCTGGGAGCGCGGCTACGTCGGCACCAGCCCCAAGGCCATCCAGCAGCACTCGGGCGTGGGCCAGGGCAGCATGTACCACCACTTCGACGGCAAGCCCGACCTGGCGCTCGCCGCGATCACCCGCACCGCCGAGGAGATGCGCGCCAAGGCGGCGCTGGAGCTCGACGCCCCCGGCAGCGCCCTGGACCGCCTGGCGGTCTACCTGCGCCGGGAGCGGGACGTACTGCGGGGCTGCCCGGTCGGGCGGCTCACCCAGGACCCCGAGGTGATGGCCGATGCCACGCTGCGCGGGCCGGTCCGGGAGACCTTCGGCTGGTTGCGCGGCCGGCTCGCCGGGCTGCTGGCCGAGGGCCGCGAGCGCGGCGAGTTCGACCCGTCGCTCGACCCGGTCGCCACCGCCTCCACCATCGTCGCGGTGCTCCAGGGCGGCTACGTGCTGGCCCGCGCCGCCGACTCCACCGAGCCGTTCACCGAGGCCGTCGACGGCGTGCTCGGTCTGCTCGCCGCCCAGGCGCGGCCGGGTGCCCAGGCCTCCTGA
- a CDS encoding glutamate ABC transporter substrate-binding protein, producing the protein MTRGHLPRRARTLLLATALLAPLTLAGAASGAPERPAALAAAAGPGVRADAAAGAPDCDPTKSLPPSSSDSGPAVSAIRKRGVLIAGVDQNNYHWGFRDPATGQLEGFDIDLVRAIAQAILGDPDKVQFKTVPTADRVQAVQSGEVDLVARTMTITCDRLADVAFSTVYFQAGQQVVVPKAAGAKSIDDALKGKRVCVSSSSTAQDELHRNPRGAAAVKVVGNDLDCLVLMQLGQVDATLTDNAIAVGQAAQDPTVQVIGPAITNEPYGIAMAKNAPDLVARVNQVLADYRSGGGWQASYDRWLAAYLGPSAGPPPAHYLP; encoded by the coding sequence ATGACCAGGGGACACCTGCCGCGGCGGGCCCGCACCCTGCTGCTCGCCACCGCCCTGCTCGCCCCGCTCACCCTCGCGGGCGCGGCCTCGGGCGCCCCCGAGCGGCCCGCGGCGCTGGCGGCAGCGGCCGGACCCGGCGTGCGGGCCGATGCCGCGGCCGGCGCCCCGGACTGCGACCCGACCAAGAGCCTGCCGCCGAGCAGCAGCGACAGCGGCCCGGCCGTGAGCGCGATCCGCAAGCGCGGCGTGCTGATCGCCGGCGTCGACCAGAACAACTACCACTGGGGCTTCCGCGATCCGGCCACCGGGCAGTTGGAGGGCTTCGACATCGACCTCGTGCGCGCGATCGCGCAGGCGATCCTGGGCGATCCGGACAAGGTCCAGTTCAAGACGGTGCCGACCGCCGACCGGGTGCAGGCCGTCCAGAGCGGTGAGGTCGACCTGGTGGCGCGCACCATGACGATCACCTGCGACCGGCTCGCCGACGTCGCCTTCTCCACGGTGTACTTCCAGGCCGGCCAGCAGGTGGTGGTGCCGAAGGCGGCCGGGGCGAAGAGCATCGACGACGCCCTGAAGGGGAAGAGGGTGTGCGTGTCGAGCTCCTCCACCGCACAGGACGAGCTCCACCGGAACCCGCGCGGTGCGGCGGCGGTCAAGGTGGTCGGCAACGACCTCGACTGCCTGGTGCTGATGCAGCTCGGGCAGGTGGACGCCACCTTGACGGACAACGCGATCGCGGTCGGCCAGGCCGCCCAGGACCCGACGGTGCAGGTGATCGGACCCGCCATCACCAATGAGCCCTACGGGATCGCGATGGCGAAGAACGCCCCCGACCTGGTGGCCCGGGTCAACCAGGTGCTGGCCGACTACCGCAGCGGCGGCGGCTGGCAGGCGAGCTACGACCGGTGGCTCGCCGCCTACCTCGGCCCCTCCGCGGGCCCGCCGCCGGCCCACTACCTGCCCTGA
- a CDS encoding family 4 glycosyl hydrolase — protein sequence MSLKLAIVGGGSTYTPELIDGFARLRDRLPIGELVLIDPAAERLELIGGLARRIFAKQGHPGTITTTQDLDAGVADADAVLLQLRIGGQAARGEDETWPLECGCVGQETTGAGGLAKALRTVPVVLDIAEKVRRANPAAWIVDFTNPVGIVTRALLEAGHKAVGLCNVAIGFQRKFAAHLGVAPELIRLDHVGLNHLTWERGVTLLDAPGAAGGREVLPELLGGFGPQIAEDLLLPLPVIQRLGVVPSYYLRYFYQHDQVVQELREKGSRAGQVAAIERELLTMYADPALDTKPELLAERGGAFYSEAAVQLLAALLGTGGVAHDVQVVNTRNDGILPFLPDEAVIEVPAEVGAGGVTALPQRPVEPLYRGLIAAVTAYEELALAAALKGGRDRVFDALLAHPLVGQLDLAEQLTDRLLAHNRQHLDWA from the coding sequence ATGTCTCTCAAACTCGCCATCGTCGGCGGCGGTTCCACCTACACGCCCGAACTCATCGACGGCTTCGCCCGGTTGCGCGACCGGCTGCCGATCGGCGAGCTGGTGCTGATCGACCCGGCCGCCGAGCGGCTGGAGCTGATCGGCGGCCTGGCCCGGCGGATCTTCGCCAAGCAGGGTCACCCGGGCACCATCACCACGACCCAGGACCTGGACGCCGGCGTGGCCGACGCGGACGCCGTCCTGCTGCAGCTGCGGATCGGCGGGCAGGCGGCCCGCGGCGAGGACGAGACCTGGCCGCTGGAGTGCGGCTGCGTGGGCCAGGAGACCACCGGCGCGGGCGGGTTGGCCAAGGCGCTGCGCACCGTGCCGGTGGTGCTGGACATCGCCGAGAAGGTCCGCCGGGCCAACCCGGCGGCCTGGATCGTGGACTTCACCAACCCGGTGGGCATCGTCACCCGGGCCCTGCTGGAGGCCGGCCACAAGGCCGTGGGCCTGTGCAACGTGGCGATCGGGTTCCAGCGCAAGTTCGCCGCCCACCTGGGCGTGGCACCGGAGTTGATCCGCCTGGACCACGTCGGGCTGAACCACCTGACCTGGGAGCGCGGCGTCACGCTGCTGGACGCCCCCGGCGCGGCCGGCGGGCGCGAGGTGCTGCCGGAGCTGCTCGGCGGCTTCGGCCCGCAGATCGCCGAGGACCTGCTGCTGCCGCTGCCGGTGATCCAGCGGCTCGGCGTGGTGCCCTCGTACTACCTGCGCTACTTCTACCAGCACGACCAGGTGGTCCAGGAGCTGCGCGAGAAGGGCTCGCGGGCCGGCCAGGTGGCCGCGATCGAGCGCGAGCTGCTGACCATGTACGCGGACCCGGCGCTGGACACCAAGCCCGAGCTGCTCGCCGAGCGCGGCGGCGCCTTCTACTCGGAGGCTGCGGTGCAGCTGCTCGCGGCGCTGCTCGGCACCGGCGGGGTGGCGCACGACGTGCAGGTGGTCAACACCCGCAACGACGGGATCCTGCCCTTCCTGCCGGACGAGGCGGTGATCGAGGTGCCCGCCGAGGTCGGCGCGGGCGGCGTGACCGCGCTGCCGCAGCGCCCGGTGGAACCGCTCTACCGGGGCCTGATCGCGGCCGTCACCGCCTACGAGGAGCTGGCCCTGGCCGCGGCCCTGAAGGGCGGCCGGGACCGGGTCTTCGACGCCCTCCTCGCGCACCCGCTGGTGGGCCAGCTCGACCTGGCCGAGCAGCTGACGGACCGCCTGCTGGCGCACAATCGCCAGCACCTGGACTGGGCCTGA
- a CDS encoding nucleosidase: MQLIGTVAPDRPLLVLAVPEEAAHLDQELPVLLTGIGKVNAAAALTAVLAGGPHPSQVINLGTAGALRPGLDGRFHEIGTVLQHDLDTEVLHTLTGRSYGGPLTLAAEGLTLATGDLFVSDSAARERLAAEADLVDMEGYALVEAARRADVPVRLVKYVSDQAGEGADQVWREAVDGCARRLAQWVGEHL, translated from the coding sequence ATGCAGCTGATCGGAACCGTCGCCCCTGACCGCCCGCTCCTCGTCCTGGCCGTGCCCGAGGAGGCCGCGCACCTGGACCAGGAGCTGCCGGTGCTGCTCACCGGCATCGGCAAGGTGAACGCCGCCGCCGCGCTGACCGCCGTGCTGGCGGGCGGCCCGCACCCGAGCCAGGTGATCAATCTGGGCACCGCGGGCGCGCTGCGGCCCGGCCTGGACGGGCGGTTCCACGAGATCGGCACGGTGCTCCAGCACGACCTGGACACCGAGGTGCTGCACACGCTCACCGGCCGCAGCTACGGCGGCCCCCTCACGCTGGCCGCCGAGGGCCTCACCCTGGCCACCGGTGACCTCTTCGTCTCCGACTCCGCGGCCCGCGAGCGGCTGGCCGCCGAGGCCGACCTGGTCGACATGGAGGGCTACGCGCTGGTGGAGGCGGCCCGGCGCGCGGATGTGCCGGTGCGGCTGGTCAAGTACGTCAGCGACCAGGCCGGCGAGGGTGCCGACCAGGTCTGGCGCGAGGCGGTCGACGGCTGCGCCCGGCGGCTCGCGCAGTGGGTCGGCGAGCACCTCTGA
- a CDS encoding DedA family protein, protein MGSITHWLGGLSGPLVYAVVAALVFAEDALFVGFVLPGETAAVLGGTIAAAHRGVDLPLMMLVVVLAAILGDTVGYAVGRYFGPRLLETGPALRHKGKLDRARGFIREKGPAAVFFGRFVALFRALVPTLSGASHMPYKRFAVFNVAGGTLWGVGFTLLGFAAGSAYARVEHLVGTVAAVVVGALVVLALGIWLWRRHRREADEPAARAGERSE, encoded by the coding sequence ATGGGCTCGATCACCCACTGGCTCGGCGGGCTCTCCGGGCCCCTGGTGTACGCGGTGGTGGCGGCGCTGGTCTTCGCCGAGGACGCGCTCTTCGTCGGCTTCGTGCTGCCGGGCGAGACCGCGGCGGTCCTCGGCGGCACCATCGCGGCCGCCCACCGCGGGGTGGACCTGCCGCTGATGATGCTGGTCGTGGTGCTGGCGGCGATCCTGGGCGACACCGTCGGCTACGCGGTCGGGCGGTACTTCGGGCCCCGGCTGCTGGAGACCGGGCCGGCGCTGCGGCACAAGGGCAAGCTCGACCGGGCCCGCGGCTTCATCCGGGAGAAGGGCCCCGCGGCGGTCTTCTTCGGCCGCTTCGTCGCGCTCTTCCGCGCCCTGGTGCCGACCCTGTCCGGCGCCTCGCACATGCCCTACAAGCGGTTCGCCGTCTTCAACGTGGCCGGCGGCACGCTCTGGGGCGTCGGCTTCACCCTGCTCGGCTTCGCGGCGGGCAGCGCGTACGCCCGGGTCGAGCACCTGGTCGGCACGGTGGCGGCGGTGGTGGTCGGGGCGCTGGTGGTGCTGGCGCTGGGCATCTGGCTCTGGCGCCGGCACCGGCGCGAGGCGGACGAGCCGGCCGCGCGGGCCGGCGAGCGATCGGAGTAG
- a CDS encoding serine/threonine-protein kinase has protein sequence MGEACVRPDCSGGVIDEDGYCTECGLAPQAVPAARAGTGTGAAKTAGAVAAGPGSPCGRPGCSGTIDADGFCDECGLAPVTGGSAPVPAPAAGSGGADSSSVRSIPSSRTGSRSMSGRSRSHRSTRTGTRGSVSVRSSKSTGTSGSRSRLGAGLVTVPPVPRADPAQAVLENPEVPERKRYCSSCERPVGREKNGRPGRPDGFCTNCGTAYSFTPKLRHGDLVGGQYEVLGCLAHGGLGWIYLAVDRRVSDRWVVLKGLLDTGDEDALAVAIAERRFLAEVDHPNIVRIINFVEHPDLGSGSVDGYIVMEYVGGKSLKDIANERRTPDGRREPLPVEQAIAYALEALPALGYLHGRGLVYCDFKIDNVIQSEDSLKIIDMGAVRRFDDDGPIYGTVGYQAPEIATDGPSPASDLFTVARTLAVLSFDFQGYSTTWVDELPGPEEVPVFAEYESFYRLLVRATDPDPGRRFSSAEEMADQLTGVLREILALKDGGQRPAPSTLFGPELRVVDTELVTDGEPTAPGRPRLAALDAAAAALALPVPRVDPNDPNSGFLAALMATRPADVLSALQSAPVNSVERRLRELRALTELGRHTDAAQALAELQSDHADDWRVVWYRGLSQLTAAGRAAGDTEGTAQSRALAEAAAEAFDAIYDAFPGEAAPKLALAVCAELLGRGEDAAEFYRLVWTCDHSYVSAAFGLARVSLAAGDRAGAVRVLESVPETSSHYTAARVAGIRARLRERSGTEPLGADLAASSTQLTALGLDDRRREELSVEVLHAALGWTLSGRPGGPEVTVLGHGAVERDLRFALERSYRVLARLAEQPATRIELVEQANRTRPRTWV, from the coding sequence ATGGGCGAAGCATGTGTGCGGCCGGACTGCTCCGGCGGGGTGATCGACGAGGACGGCTACTGCACCGAGTGCGGCCTGGCGCCGCAGGCGGTACCGGCCGCCAGGGCCGGTACCGGTACCGGTGCGGCCAAGACCGCCGGCGCGGTGGCCGCCGGGCCCGGCTCGCCCTGCGGGCGTCCCGGCTGCTCGGGCACCATCGACGCGGACGGGTTCTGCGACGAGTGCGGCCTGGCCCCCGTGACGGGCGGATCGGCCCCGGTCCCGGCGCCCGCCGCCGGCTCGGGCGGCGCCGACTCCTCCTCGGTGCGCTCGATACCCTCCAGCCGCACCGGCTCGCGTTCGATGTCGGGCCGCTCCCGCTCGCACCGCTCCACCCGCACCGGCACCCGCGGCTCGGTCTCGGTGCGCAGCAGCAAGTCCACCGGCACCTCGGGCAGCCGCAGCCGGCTGGGCGCCGGCCTGGTGACGGTGCCTCCGGTGCCGCGCGCCGACCCGGCCCAGGCCGTGCTGGAGAACCCGGAGGTCCCCGAGCGCAAGCGGTACTGCAGCAGTTGCGAGCGTCCGGTGGGCCGGGAGAAGAACGGCCGCCCGGGCCGCCCGGACGGCTTCTGCACCAACTGCGGCACGGCGTACTCGTTCACCCCCAAGCTGCGCCACGGCGACCTGGTGGGCGGCCAGTACGAGGTGCTCGGCTGCCTGGCGCACGGCGGCCTGGGCTGGATCTACCTGGCGGTGGACCGCCGGGTCTCCGACCGCTGGGTGGTGCTCAAGGGCCTGCTGGACACCGGTGACGAGGACGCGCTGGCGGTGGCGATCGCCGAGCGGCGCTTCCTCGCCGAGGTGGACCACCCGAACATCGTGCGCATCATCAACTTCGTCGAGCACCCGGACCTGGGCTCCGGCTCGGTCGACGGCTACATCGTGATGGAGTACGTCGGCGGCAAGTCGCTCAAGGACATCGCCAACGAGCGGCGCACGCCCGACGGGCGGCGCGAGCCGCTGCCGGTCGAGCAGGCCATCGCGTACGCGCTGGAGGCGCTGCCGGCGCTGGGCTACCTGCACGGCCGTGGTCTGGTCTACTGCGACTTCAAGATCGACAACGTGATCCAGAGCGAGGACTCGCTCAAGATCATCGACATGGGCGCGGTGCGCCGCTTCGACGACGACGGCCCGATCTACGGCACGGTCGGCTACCAGGCCCCCGAGATCGCCACCGACGGCCCCTCGCCCGCCTCCGACCTCTTCACGGTGGCCCGCACCCTGGCCGTGCTCAGCTTCGACTTCCAGGGCTACAGCACCACCTGGGTGGACGAGCTGCCCGGCCCCGAAGAGGTGCCGGTCTTCGCCGAGTACGAGTCCTTCTACCGCCTGCTGGTGCGCGCCACCGACCCGGACCCCGGCCGCCGGTTCTCCTCCGCCGAGGAGATGGCCGATCAGCTCACCGGCGTGCTGCGGGAGATCCTGGCGCTCAAGGACGGCGGCCAGCGGCCCGCCCCGTCCACCCTGTTCGGCCCCGAACTGCGGGTGGTCGACACCGAGTTGGTGACCGACGGCGAGCCGACGGCGCCGGGCCGGCCAAGGCTGGCCGCACTCGACGCCGCAGCCGCCGCGCTCGCCCTGCCGGTGCCCCGGGTGGACCCGAACGACCCCAACTCCGGCTTCCTGGCCGCCCTAATGGCCACCCGGCCCGCCGACGTGCTCAGCGCGCTGCAGAGCGCGCCGGTCAACTCGGTGGAGCGCCGGCTGCGCGAGCTGCGGGCGCTGACCGAGCTGGGCCGGCACACCGACGCCGCCCAGGCGCTGGCCGAGCTGCAGTCCGACCACGCGGACGACTGGCGGGTGGTCTGGTACCGCGGCCTCTCCCAGCTGACGGCGGCAGGTCGAGCAGCGGGAGACACCGAGGGCACCGCGCAGTCCCGGGCGCTGGCCGAGGCCGCCGCCGAGGCCTTCGACGCGATCTACGACGCCTTCCCCGGCGAGGCAGCGCCCAAGCTGGCGCTGGCCGTCTGCGCCGAGCTGCTGGGCCGCGGCGAGGACGCGGCCGAGTTCTACCGCCTGGTGTGGACCTGCGACCACTCCTACGTCAGCGCCGCCTTCGGCCTGGCCCGGGTGAGCCTGGCGGCCGGCGACCGGGCCGGCGCGGTGCGCGTCCTGGAGTCGGTGCCGGAGACCTCCAGCCACTACACCGCCGCCCGGGTCGCGGGCATCCGCGCCCGGCTGCGGGAGCGCTCCGGCACCGAGCCGCTCGGCGCCGACCTGGCCGCCAGCTCGACCCAGCTGACCGCGCTCGGCCTGGACGACCGGCGGCGCGAGGAGCTCTCGGTGGAGGTACTGCACGCCGCGCTCGGCTGGACGCTGTCCGGCAGGCCCGGCGGCCCGGAGGTGACCGTGCTCGGGCACGGCGCCGTCGAGCGCGACCTGCGGTTCGCCCTGGAGCGGTCCTACCGCGTGCTGGCCCGGCTGGCCGAGCAGCCTGCCACCAGGATCGAGCTGGTCGAACAGGCCAACCGGACCCGACCGCGAACGTGGGTGTGA
- a CDS encoding N-acetylglucosamine kinase: protein MEHHQLEPDPTLAEGAGGAGPAAVLAIDAGNSKTDVAFVAADGRLLGTARGGGFAPQLTGPEAAVAALAPLVAAAAEQAGPALAPGAPVQHLHACLANADLPIEEERLERALAAHGWGRTVAVANDTFGLLRAGTDSPRGVAVVCGAGINCVGLLPDGRTARFPALGQLTGDWGGGGGLAAEAMWHAARAEDGRGPATTLTGAIAAHFALPGANAVAAAMHLGELARERLHEVAPLIFDCAAEGDATALELIDRQAEEISRLAFVALGRLELLGEPTPLVLGGGVLAAGHPLLLDNLTERLRALTPWAQPRIVTAPPVLGAALLGLDRLAAEGLGGGPGAQQRLREAYGSPAAMAA from the coding sequence ATGGAGCACCACCAGCTGGAACCAGACCCGACCCTTGCCGAGGGAGCCGGGGGAGCCGGCCCCGCCGCCGTGCTCGCGATCGACGCCGGCAACAGCAAGACCGACGTCGCCTTCGTGGCCGCGGACGGCCGGCTGCTCGGCACCGCCCGGGGCGGCGGCTTCGCCCCGCAGCTGACCGGGCCCGAGGCGGCCGTCGCCGCGCTCGCCCCGCTGGTCGCGGCGGCGGCCGAACAGGCCGGCCCCGCCCTCGCCCCCGGCGCGCCGGTCCAGCACCTCCACGCCTGCCTGGCCAACGCCGATCTCCCTATCGAGGAGGAGCGGCTGGAGCGGGCGCTGGCCGCGCACGGCTGGGGCCGCACGGTCGCGGTCGCCAACGACACCTTCGGCCTGCTGCGGGCCGGCACCGACAGCCCGCGCGGGGTGGCCGTGGTCTGCGGCGCCGGGATCAACTGCGTGGGCCTGCTGCCGGACGGCCGCACCGCGCGCTTCCCGGCGCTCGGCCAGCTGACCGGCGACTGGGGCGGCGGCGGCGGGCTCGCCGCCGAGGCGATGTGGCACGCGGCCAGGGCCGAGGACGGCCGCGGGCCCGCCACCACGCTGACCGGCGCGATCGCCGCGCACTTCGCGCTGCCCGGCGCCAATGCGGTGGCAGCCGCGATGCACCTGGGCGAGCTGGCCCGGGAGCGGCTGCACGAGGTCGCCCCGCTGATCTTCGACTGCGCGGCCGAGGGGGACGCCACCGCGCTGGAGCTGATCGACCGCCAGGCCGAGGAGATCAGCCGGCTGGCCTTCGTCGCACTCGGCCGCCTGGAGCTGCTCGGCGAGCCCACCCCGCTGGTGCTCGGCGGCGGGGTGCTGGCGGCCGGGCACCCGCTGCTGCTGGACAACCTGACCGAGCGGCTGCGCGCCCTCACCCCGTGGGCACAGCCGCGGATCGTCACCGCGCCGCCGGTGCTGGGCGCGGCACTGCTCGGCCTGGACCGGCTGGCGGCCGAGGGCCTGGGCGGCGGCCCCGGCGCCCAGCAGCGGCTGCGCGAGGCGTACGGCAGCCCGGCGGCGATGGCCGCCTGA
- a CDS encoding cytochrome c oxidase assembly protein — translation MQSTAVLTTAAGYHGPPPWQWADLATSWTAEPVVLTLAVLLGGGYLLGVRKLARSGTCWQPTRTLAFLGGLLLWVWATCSGLGVYERILFTDRAVQVVLLLMLVPLFLALGAPVSLLAESASPVWRERILRALRSRPSKVLMFPAVSTALLMAPPWLLYFTPWYEKSLSSGAWNIGLHVSLVLLGLAYFWPRLQIDPVGHEYPHLVGLFITFAEVIFDAALGIVLIYGGHIVAEHYYVTLARPWGPSIAQDQTWGGNSLWVLGDLVGLPFICALVRRMIVLGREETAAVDAELDAQYEAALAAAATQGAEATAAVGDGEVGLRPWWLDDPNLKHRYGAES, via the coding sequence ATGCAGAGCACAGCAGTCCTGACCACGGCGGCCGGCTACCACGGGCCGCCGCCCTGGCAGTGGGCCGACCTGGCCACCTCGTGGACCGCCGAGCCGGTGGTGCTGACGCTGGCCGTGCTGCTCGGCGGCGGGTACCTGCTGGGCGTGCGGAAGCTGGCCCGGTCCGGCACCTGCTGGCAGCCCACCCGCACGCTGGCCTTCCTCGGCGGACTGCTGCTCTGGGTCTGGGCCACCTGCTCGGGCCTGGGCGTCTACGAGCGGATCCTGTTCACCGACCGGGCCGTGCAGGTGGTCCTGCTGCTGATGCTGGTCCCGCTCTTCCTCGCGCTCGGCGCGCCGGTCTCGCTGCTCGCCGAGAGCGCCTCGCCGGTGTGGCGGGAGCGGATCCTGCGGGCGCTGCGCAGCCGGCCGTCCAAGGTGCTGATGTTCCCGGCCGTCTCGACCGCGCTGCTGATGGCGCCGCCCTGGCTGCTCTACTTCACGCCCTGGTACGAGAAGTCGCTCAGCAGCGGGGCCTGGAACATCGGACTGCACGTGTCGCTGGTGCTGCTCGGGCTGGCGTACTTCTGGCCGCGCCTGCAGATCGACCCGGTCGGGCACGAGTACCCGCACCTGGTCGGACTCTTCATCACCTTCGCCGAGGTGATCTTCGACGCGGCCCTGGGCATCGTGCTCATCTACGGCGGCCACATCGTCGCCGAGCACTACTACGTGACGCTGGCCCGCCCGTGGGGCCCGAGCATCGCCCAGGACCAGACCTGGGGCGGCAACAGCCTCTGGGTGCTGGGCGACCTGGTGGGCCTGCCGTTCATCTGCGCGCTGGTCCGGCGCATGATCGTGCTGGGGCGCGAGGAGACCGCGGCGGTGGACGCGGAGCTGGACGCGCAGTACGAGGCGGCCCTCGCCGCCGCGGCGACCCAGGGCGCCGAGGCGACGGCCGCGGTGGGGGACGGCGAGGTGGGCCTGCGCCCGTGGTGGCTCGACGACCCCAACCTGAAGCACCGCTACGGCGCGGAGAGCTGA
- a CDS encoding carbohydrate ABC transporter permease, which yields MAVTSSPSLGRPLDAPARTTAHRTARRRAALHWVAVHTTAIAAALFFLLPFLFVFLTSVMSDRQALTTDYWPQHWDWGNYVKVWRTPGFLTWWRNTLVYAVAGTVLTVVSSLPVAYALARFRFRGRNLALMAVISMMMLPPQVTVIPMYLFWAKQMHLTGTLWPLIIPMAFGDAFTIFLLRQFLLTIPREYTEAARVDGCGELRTLLRVILPMARPAIAAVALFQFFYCWNDYFGPQIYASENPGAWTLSYGLESFKGAHHTNWNLTMAATLLIMAPVIVLFFFAQKAFIEGVTLTGVKG from the coding sequence ATGGCCGTGACCTCCTCCCCCAGCCTGGGCCGGCCGCTCGACGCGCCCGCCCGCACCACCGCGCACCGCACCGCCCGCCGCCGCGCCGCCCTGCACTGGGTGGCCGTGCACACCACCGCGATCGCCGCCGCGCTCTTCTTCCTGCTGCCCTTCCTCTTCGTCTTCCTCACCTCGGTGATGTCGGACCGCCAGGCCCTGACCACCGACTACTGGCCGCAGCACTGGGACTGGGGCAACTACGTCAAGGTGTGGCGGACCCCGGGCTTCCTGACCTGGTGGCGCAACACCCTGGTGTACGCGGTCGCCGGGACGGTACTGACCGTGGTCTCCAGCCTGCCGGTCGCCTACGCGCTGGCCCGGTTCCGGTTCCGCGGCCGCAACCTGGCCCTGATGGCGGTCATCTCGATGATGATGCTGCCGCCCCAGGTGACGGTCATCCCGATGTACCTGTTCTGGGCCAAGCAGATGCACCTGACCGGCACGCTCTGGCCGCTGATCATCCCGATGGCCTTCGGCGACGCCTTCACCATCTTCCTGCTGCGGCAGTTCCTGCTGACCATCCCCAGGGAGTACACCGAGGCGGCCCGGGTGGACGGCTGCGGGGAGCTGCGGACGCTGCTGCGGGTGATCCTGCCGATGGCCCGCCCGGCCATCGCCGCCGTCGCCCTGTTCCAGTTCTTCTACTGCTGGAACGACTACTTCGGGCCGCAGATCTACGCGAGCGAGAACCCCGGTGCCTGGACTCTCTCCTACGGCCTGGAGTCCTTCAAGGGCGCGCACCACACCAACTGGAACCTGACCATGGCGGCCACCCTGCTGATCATGGCGCCCGTCATCGTTCTCTTCTTCTTCGCTCAGAAGGCCTTCATCGAAGGCGTCACACTCACAGGGGTCAAGGGCTGA